In Archangium violaceum, the following are encoded in one genomic region:
- a CDS encoding siderophore-interacting protein: MTTRERTVRKGPFPIRVRILEVLRTVRLSPNMVRVTLGGKDLDGFRSEAADDHVRLFFPAPGERMPVVPTGMGPRGLEFPPDKPRPALRDYTPRRHDPVAGELDIDFVIHGSGPGSTWAAQAKPGDMLGVAGPRGSLVVTYDFDWYLFFGDETSLPALARRLEELPSGARAIVFVEVADASARVPLQSQANLELTWLYREGARPGTTNHLEKAVRELAFPPGDYFAWGAGESTVMRTLRQHLINERGINKAWMSVTGYWKRGVSDHDHDEE; encoded by the coding sequence ATGACGACACGTGAACGCACAGTGAGAAAGGGACCCTTCCCCATCCGGGTCCGCATCCTCGAGGTCCTGCGAACGGTCCGCCTCAGTCCGAACATGGTGCGCGTGACGCTCGGCGGAAAGGATCTGGATGGCTTCCGGAGCGAGGCCGCGGATGACCATGTGAGGTTGTTCTTCCCCGCCCCGGGAGAAAGGATGCCAGTCGTTCCGACGGGGATGGGGCCCCGGGGATTGGAGTTTCCACCGGACAAACCGCGTCCGGCGCTTCGCGACTACACGCCCCGGCGCCATGACCCCGTCGCGGGGGAGTTGGACATCGATTTCGTGATCCACGGCTCGGGCCCTGGCTCCACGTGGGCCGCGCAGGCGAAGCCGGGCGACATGCTGGGAGTGGCCGGCCCACGCGGCTCGTTGGTGGTCACCTACGATTTCGACTGGTACCTCTTCTTCGGCGACGAGACCTCGCTTCCGGCACTTGCCCGCAGGCTCGAGGAACTGCCCTCGGGCGCGCGGGCCATCGTGTTCGTCGAAGTCGCCGACGCCTCCGCGCGGGTGCCGCTCCAGAGCCAGGCCAACCTGGAGCTGACCTGGCTGTACAGGGAGGGCGCCCGCCCCGGCACCACGAACCATCTGGAGAAGGCCGTGCGTGAACTGGCTTTTCCTCCCGGGGATTACTTCGCGTGGGGCGCGGGCGAATCCACTGTCATGCGGACGCTGCGTCAGCACCTGATCAACGAGCGTGGCATCAACAAGGCCTGGATGAGCGTCACCGGCTATTGGAAGCGGGGCGTGTCGGACCACGATCACGACGAGGAATGA
- a CDS encoding heme ABC transporter ATP-binding protein gives MNPVLEVRDLHCQLGQTRLLSGIHLTLEPGELLVVIGRNGAGKSTLFKHLTGELRSQSGEVLAFGSPLGSSSRTELARRRAVLPQSTNLQFAYEALEVVMLGRIPHQQHRPESREDVRIARACLERVGLKGYESRNYLTLSGGEQQRVHLARALAQIHDTAGHRLLLLDEPTSSLDIAHQHKALQLVKEATREGVAALLILHDLNLVAQYADKVLVLAERKALAIGEPRSVMTTNILSRAFDYPMTTLPHPWLDCPIIVSGERSSNALLKQGS, from the coding sequence ATGAACCCGGTCCTCGAGGTCCGCGACCTTCATTGTCAGCTCGGCCAGACGCGGCTCCTGTCCGGCATCCACCTGACCCTGGAGCCCGGCGAGCTGCTGGTGGTCATCGGACGCAATGGGGCGGGAAAGAGCACGCTCTTCAAACACCTGACGGGAGAGCTGCGCAGCCAGAGTGGCGAGGTGCTCGCCTTCGGCTCCCCCCTGGGCAGCAGCTCGCGGACGGAGCTCGCCCGGAGACGGGCCGTGTTGCCCCAGAGCACGAACCTCCAGTTCGCCTACGAGGCCCTGGAGGTCGTGATGTTGGGGAGGATCCCCCACCAGCAGCACCGTCCGGAGTCGCGGGAGGACGTGCGGATCGCTCGCGCCTGCCTGGAGCGGGTCGGGCTCAAGGGGTATGAGTCGCGCAACTACCTGACGCTCTCAGGGGGAGAGCAGCAGCGTGTCCACCTCGCGCGCGCGCTCGCCCAGATTCATGACACCGCTGGACACCGGTTGCTCCTGCTGGATGAGCCCACGAGCAGTCTGGACATCGCTCATCAGCACAAGGCCTTGCAACTGGTGAAGGAGGCGACCCGGGAAGGCGTCGCGGCGCTCCTCATCCTCCATGACCTGAACCTGGTCGCCCAATACGCGGACAAGGTCCTGGTGCTCGCCGAGCGGAAAGCCCTTGCAATCGGAGAGCCTCGCTCGGTCATGACGACAAACATCCTCAGCCGGGCTTTCGACTACCCCATGACCACGCTTCCCCATCCCTGGCTGGATTGCCCGATCATCGTTTCAGGAGAGCGTTCGTCCAATGCCCTCCTGAAACAGGGCTCATGA
- a CDS encoding FecCD family ABC transporter permease, producing the protein MRSLSSESISRSGEHVSTALGKRTKGLLVLVPLLVLCVVTSLGVGAVSITPAQVVSILLEQVGLPPFTTFTEQQAAVLYAIRLPRVLLGVLVGAALSVAGVALQGLFRNPLADPGLLGVSGGASFAVAAVTVLKLQLLGFYTLPVAAFVGSFVAILLIASLAQENGKTNVAMMLLCGVAINALCVSGTGLFTYLSTDDQLRTLTFWQLGSLAGATWTLVSTITPLVLLCAVGMLFLANPLNALLLGEANAHHLGISVERTKWKIVALVALGVGAGVAVSGMIGFIGLVVPHLIRLWLGPNHRVLLPLSALLGSALLVLADLVARTVVVPSELPIGIVTSLAGSPFFLYLLLRQRRTHVL; encoded by the coding sequence ATGCGAAGCCTCAGCAGTGAGAGCATCTCGCGGTCGGGCGAGCACGTTTCGACGGCTCTCGGCAAGAGGACGAAGGGTCTGCTCGTCCTCGTCCCGCTCCTGGTGCTCTGCGTCGTGACCTCCCTGGGGGTCGGGGCCGTCTCCATCACCCCCGCCCAGGTGGTCTCCATCCTTCTCGAGCAGGTCGGTCTGCCTCCGTTCACCACGTTCACGGAGCAGCAGGCGGCGGTCCTCTACGCCATCCGCCTGCCGCGCGTCCTCCTGGGCGTCCTGGTCGGGGCCGCGCTCTCCGTGGCGGGTGTGGCCCTCCAGGGACTGTTCCGCAATCCGCTCGCCGATCCCGGTCTCCTCGGGGTGTCGGGTGGAGCCTCGTTCGCCGTGGCCGCCGTCACGGTGCTCAAGCTCCAGCTCCTCGGCTTCTACACCCTTCCGGTGGCGGCGTTCGTCGGGAGCTTCGTGGCCATCCTCCTCATCGCTTCACTGGCCCAGGAGAACGGCAAGACCAACGTCGCGATGATGCTTCTGTGCGGGGTCGCCATCAACGCGCTCTGCGTGTCCGGAACGGGCCTCTTCACCTATCTCTCGACCGACGATCAGCTGCGGACCCTGACCTTCTGGCAGCTCGGCTCGCTCGCGGGAGCGACGTGGACCCTGGTCTCCACCATCACGCCCCTGGTGCTGCTCTGCGCCGTGGGCATGCTGTTTCTCGCGAACCCACTCAATGCCCTCCTCCTGGGCGAGGCGAACGCGCATCACCTGGGCATCTCCGTGGAGCGCACCAAGTGGAAGATCGTGGCGCTCGTGGCCCTGGGCGTGGGGGCGGGAGTCGCCGTCTCGGGGATGATCGGTTTCATCGGGCTCGTGGTTCCCCATCTCATCCGGTTGTGGCTCGGTCCCAACCACCGCGTCCTGTTGCCTCTTTCCGCGCTCCTGGGCTCGGCGCTCCTGGTCCTCGCGGATCTGGTCGCCCGTACCGTCGTGGTTCCTTCCGAGTTGCCCATCGGCATCGTGACATCGCTCGCCGGCTCGCCCTTCTTCCTGTACCTGCTCTTGCGGCAGCGAAGGACCCACGTCCTATGA
- a CDS encoding heme/hemin ABC transporter substrate-binding protein — protein sequence MSSVLASSLVHAEQFKGVDGQTVELGPPKRVVAVNSSLVEILFGLGKGDTIVGTDVGGTYPPEQEKIAKVGHPYHPSVEGIVSLKPDLVLATEENLTPATAAQLRSARIPVLILENSAKDGIDGLKRRIDVVARLFNVQEAGKRMTQELDKQCAELGKKSSAVKKKPRILFLYAHGPGEAFVYGKDTGVHVLIELAGGQNAADFTTGTKVLTAEGMVLASPDAIIMLNRGLEAVGGIDGALKLPGVALTPAGRNKKILAVDNSIRWVGPRFPQFADAIFTAIHAKPQQ from the coding sequence ATGAGTTCCGTCCTCGCGAGCTCCCTCGTTCACGCGGAGCAGTTCAAGGGCGTCGACGGACAGACCGTGGAGCTGGGCCCGCCGAAGCGGGTGGTCGCGGTCAACTCCTCGCTGGTGGAGATCCTGTTCGGCTTGGGCAAGGGGGACACCATCGTCGGAACCGACGTGGGGGGCACCTATCCTCCCGAGCAGGAGAAGATCGCCAAGGTCGGCCACCCCTACCATCCCAGCGTCGAGGGCATCGTCAGCCTGAAGCCGGACCTCGTTCTCGCGACGGAGGAGAACCTGACGCCCGCCACCGCCGCGCAGCTCCGGAGCGCCAGGATTCCCGTGTTGATCCTCGAGAACTCCGCCAAGGATGGGATCGACGGCTTGAAGAGGCGCATCGATGTCGTCGCGCGGCTCTTCAACGTCCAGGAGGCGGGGAAGCGGATGACCCAGGAGCTCGACAAGCAGTGCGCGGAGCTGGGGAAGAAGAGCTCCGCGGTGAAGAAGAAGCCCCGGATCCTCTTCCTCTACGCTCATGGTCCCGGAGAAGCCTTCGTCTACGGAAAAGACACGGGCGTCCACGTGCTCATCGAGCTGGCGGGAGGTCAGAACGCCGCGGACTTCACCACGGGAACCAAGGTGCTGACGGCGGAGGGGATGGTGCTCGCGTCCCCCGATGCGATCATCATGTTGAACCGGGGCCTCGAAGCGGTGGGCGGAATCGACGGCGCCCTGAAGCTCCCGGGCGTGGCCCTGACTCCAGCGGGCCGGAACAAGAAGATCCTGGCCGTGGACAACAGCATCCGCTGGGTCGGCCCCCGCTTCCCCCAATTCGCTGACGCGATCTTCACGGCAATCCATGCGAAGCCTCAGCAGTGA
- a CDS encoding pyridoxamine 5'-phosphate oxidase family protein: MSGDITTIAALEARIGKTPAPVNLKVIDHLDEGALRWIAASPLMFAGFGDAPRLGVTLGGGHPGFAGGDARELRLPTELLDDPTLARPGMGFGSLFLLPGIGETLRVNGRVVKANDGELRITVEECYGHCAKSLIRSDFWAASPGAATPRDAAAFLSASRFMALATIDAQGRADLSPKGDPAGTMASLENGSAWFAERPGNRRVDSFRNIIAQPHIAAALLIPGSTHVAHLSGVARITTDEAVRARFVVQGKTPTLVTGINDPTIDLRESPTLVRANLWPVKARTEDVDPAKVFVAHIKLNGDKGLGARLAGAVLSVPGVTGLLQKGLDKDYKTNLY, encoded by the coding sequence ATGAGCGGCGACATCACCACGATTGCCGCGCTGGAAGCCCGCATCGGCAAGACGCCGGCGCCGGTGAACCTCAAGGTCATCGATCATCTGGACGAAGGCGCGCTGCGCTGGATCGCCGCGTCGCCCCTGATGTTCGCCGGGTTCGGGGATGCCCCCCGCCTCGGCGTCACCTTGGGCGGCGGCCACCCCGGTTTCGCTGGGGGTGACGCCCGCGAGCTGCGACTGCCCACCGAGCTGCTCGACGACCCGACGCTGGCCCGGCCGGGCATGGGGTTCGGCTCGTTGTTCCTGCTCCCTGGCATCGGCGAGACCCTGCGCGTCAACGGCAGGGTGGTGAAGGCGAATGATGGCGAACTGCGCATCACGGTCGAGGAATGCTATGGCCATTGCGCCAAGTCGCTGATCCGCTCGGACTTCTGGGCTGCTTCGCCTGGCGCGGCCACGCCGCGGGATGCCGCGGCCTTCCTTTCCGCCAGCCGCTTCATGGCGTTGGCGACGATCGACGCGCAGGGACGCGCCGACCTCAGCCCCAAGGGGGATCCGGCTGGCACGATGGCGAGTCTCGAGAACGGCAGCGCCTGGTTCGCCGAGCGCCCGGGAAACCGCCGTGTGGACAGCTTCCGTAACATCATCGCCCAGCCGCACATCGCCGCCGCGCTCCTGATTCCCGGTTCGACGCACGTCGCTCATCTATCGGGGGTCGCGCGGATCACGACCGATGAGGCGGTGCGCGCGCGATTCGTCGTTCAGGGCAAGACGCCGACGCTGGTCACCGGAATCAATGACCCGACCATCGACCTGCGCGAGAGCCCCACGCTCGTCCGCGCCAATCTCTGGCCGGTCAAAGCGCGTACCGAGGACGTCGACCCGGCAAAGGTGTTCGTCGCGCACATCAAGCTGAATGGTGATAAGGGCCTCGGGGCCAGGCTGGCGGGCGCGGTCCTGTCCGTTCCCGGCGTCACCGGCCTTCTGCAGAAGGGCTTGGACAAGGACTACAAGACCAACCTCTACTGA
- a CDS encoding AraC family transcriptional regulator, which yields MSLPELPPHLLDVDPDDVPRPVLVVGMGLVTGGFELNFHTHRKAQLFFMLRGEVTCEASNALWLVPPQSALWIPGNTNHSIKGRAPLEGLALFVEPDAIATLPRECCAVSVSPLLRELLFRAATLPALYPLDGPEARLVTVLLDELAAAQVENLRLPMPTDARLRRLVEMITAHPADGATMKEWARRIGVGERTLSRLLVHETGMSFGRWRQQLHIILALQWLTRGASVQSVAIDLGYESASSFVTMFRKALGTSPARYITRRLDLARVDAGD from the coding sequence ATGAGCCTCCCGGAACTTCCCCCGCACCTTCTCGATGTCGATCCGGATGATGTCCCCCGCCCCGTCCTGGTGGTTGGGATGGGGCTGGTGACCGGAGGGTTCGAGCTGAACTTTCACACCCACCGCAAGGCACAGCTGTTCTTCATGCTCCGGGGCGAGGTGACGTGTGAGGCGTCAAACGCCCTGTGGCTCGTCCCACCCCAGTCGGCGCTGTGGATTCCAGGCAATACGAACCACAGCATCAAGGGCCGGGCACCTCTCGAAGGGCTCGCTCTGTTCGTGGAGCCCGACGCGATCGCCACATTGCCCAGGGAATGCTGTGCGGTTTCAGTCAGCCCCCTACTCCGGGAGCTCCTGTTCCGTGCCGCGACGCTGCCCGCCCTGTATCCACTCGACGGGCCGGAGGCCCGGCTCGTCACCGTGCTGCTCGACGAACTGGCGGCGGCGCAGGTGGAGAATCTGCGGCTTCCCATGCCCACGGACGCGCGGCTTCGGCGGCTCGTCGAGATGATCACCGCCCATCCGGCGGACGGCGCGACCATGAAGGAATGGGCGAGGCGGATTGGCGTTGGCGAGCGGACGCTGAGCCGCCTGCTCGTTCACGAGACCGGCATGAGCTTTGGTCGATGGCGCCAGCAACTTCACATCATCCTGGCGTTGCAATGGCTCACGCGGGGAGCCTCCGTGCAGAGCGTGGCAATCGACCTGGGCTACGAAAGCGCGAGCAGCTTCGTGACCATGTTTCGAAAGGCGCTCGGCACGTCGCCCGCGCGATACATCACGCGGCGGCTCGACCTTGCCAGAGTTGACGCGGGCGACTGA